Proteins from a single region of Desulfuribacillus stibiiarsenatis:
- a CDS encoding TspO/MBR family protein codes for MFNFLRVNGKRSIFALIISIAIAQGIGLLSTLLTRNSFEIYQTLTKPWFAPPQWVFGPVWTILFVLMGLAAYRVWMSGYYHPFGFTDQMRRALTLYGIQFVFNFLWSILFFRFQWYGIALIDLLILLALIIITAREFYKIDRLAGLLMIPYIVWVSFAGILNYYIWILNR; via the coding sequence ATGTTCAATTTTTTAAGAGTAAATGGGAAAAGAAGTATCTTTGCATTGATTATTAGCATAGCGATTGCACAAGGGATAGGGCTACTAAGTACATTGTTGACTCGGAACTCGTTTGAGATTTACCAAACACTAACAAAGCCTTGGTTTGCGCCACCACAATGGGTGTTTGGGCCAGTTTGGACAATACTATTTGTACTCATGGGTCTAGCAGCATACAGAGTGTGGATGAGTGGCTACTATCACCCATTTGGATTTACGGACCAAATGCGCAGAGCATTAACGCTGTATGGAATACAATTTGTTTTCAATTTCTTGTGGTCGATATTATTCTTCCGTTTTCAATGGTATGGCATAGCGCTCATCGATCTTTTAATCTTATTAGCCTTGATTATTATTACGGCAAGGGAATTCTACAAGATTGACCGACTCGCAGGCTTGCTCATGATTCCATACATTGTATGGGTATCCTTCGCTGGGATATTGAATTATTATATCTGGATATTGAATCGATAG
- a CDS encoding methyl-accepting chemotaxis protein, whose protein sequence is MVYWYKKLSNNIGMKVMIVVWVGIFIAAMMQVWFGYSLNKDHLMLSAQQKLIGDLQLGAEAFDRKVPGDWKVENGNLYKGSTQINDNPEVLEIVDNLGKLMGSNTVTIFQGDTRVATNVLTAEGKRAIGTQISETVGKAVLQDKIRYVGRANVVGTWNQTAYDPIHDSQGNVIGIWYTGVPEDYYIQLAKDGIIPNVVVGYFSASIYATILFFILRWLIFIPIRRLQVNANQIANYNLHIEPLQVRNEDEIGDVTKAFNTMLANLKNIVGNVTDSANRVTHISENLSDGAKQTEQTSQEVAHNIGEIADGANSQAAHASNIMEMIEDTKEQVEIGYKEASKTAINTMESTKVAKEGQEAISKAIANLGSVTKTVQFATDAIQKLGRRSNEIGGIVTIISDIANQTNLLALNAAIEAARAGEQGRGFAVVSDEVRKLAEQSNQAAEKIGNLIQDIQAETSVTVRTMESNLETVQSQVNIIQEGGKALTEIVKNVEQTEVDANSIQKIFEQLTDNANQVLRAVEEISNIISRAASASQQVAAAAEEQSSTVEEIASNAEELSLMAKSLNEEVSKFTT, encoded by the coding sequence ATGGTGTACTGGTATAAGAAATTATCCAATAATATTGGGATGAAAGTTATGATCGTAGTTTGGGTTGGCATATTCATAGCTGCGATGATGCAGGTGTGGTTCGGGTATAGCTTGAATAAAGACCATCTCATGCTTAGTGCTCAGCAAAAACTAATAGGCGACCTTCAATTAGGAGCAGAGGCATTTGATCGAAAGGTTCCTGGCGATTGGAAAGTAGAGAATGGGAATTTGTATAAAGGATCGACTCAAATCAACGACAATCCTGAAGTCTTAGAAATTGTCGACAATTTAGGTAAGCTTATGGGAAGTAACACTGTAACAATCTTTCAAGGTGATACACGCGTAGCCACTAACGTACTTACCGCTGAAGGTAAGCGAGCAATCGGCACGCAAATCTCGGAGACTGTTGGGAAAGCTGTACTTCAAGATAAAATACGCTATGTAGGGCGTGCGAACGTAGTTGGTACTTGGAACCAAACAGCGTATGACCCAATCCACGACTCCCAAGGAAATGTAATAGGTATATGGTATACAGGAGTCCCTGAAGATTATTATATTCAATTAGCGAAGGATGGCATTATACCAAATGTAGTGGTCGGGTATTTTTCTGCTAGTATTTATGCGACGATTTTGTTCTTTATTTTACGCTGGTTGATATTCATTCCGATTCGCAGATTACAGGTAAACGCTAACCAAATTGCAAACTACAACCTGCATATTGAGCCTTTACAAGTGCGCAACGAGGACGAAATTGGTGATGTAACTAAGGCGTTTAACACGATGCTTGCGAATTTGAAAAATATTGTGGGCAATGTTACAGACAGTGCGAACCGCGTGACACATATATCTGAGAATCTATCGGACGGTGCCAAACAGACAGAACAAACATCCCAAGAAGTCGCGCATAATATCGGAGAAATAGCAGACGGGGCGAATTCCCAAGCTGCTCATGCATCCAACATTATGGAAATGATTGAAGATACGAAAGAGCAAGTTGAGATTGGATATAAGGAAGCATCTAAGACAGCAATTAATACAATGGAATCCACTAAAGTTGCGAAAGAAGGACAAGAGGCAATAAGTAAAGCAATTGCGAATCTTGGATCTGTAACCAAAACAGTGCAATTCGCAACTGACGCAATCCAGAAGCTAGGGCGTCGCTCCAATGAAATTGGCGGGATCGTTACCATAATCTCAGATATAGCGAATCAAACAAATCTTTTAGCACTAAATGCTGCCATCGAAGCGGCTAGGGCTGGCGAGCAAGGTAGAGGTTTCGCAGTCGTATCGGATGAAGTTCGTAAACTTGCGGAACAGTCGAACCAGGCAGCAGAGAAAATAGGAAATCTTATTCAAGATATTCAAGCAGAAACTTCCGTGACAGTTCGCACAATGGAAAGTAACTTAGAAACAGTGCAATCGCAAGTAAACATTATCCAGGAAGGCGGAAAAGCCCTTACAGAGATAGTGAAAAATGTAGAACAGACAGAAGTAGATGCGAATAGTATCCAAAAAATATTTGAGCAATTAACCGATAACGCAAATCAAGTACTTCGTGCCGTGGAAGAAATATCAAATATTATTTCTAGGGCAGCATCTGCTTCACAGCAAGTCGCAGCAGCGGCTGAAGAACAGTCTAGTACAGTAGAAGAAATTGCATCAAATGCAGAAGAACTATCGCTGATGGCGAAATCCTTGAACGAAGAAGTTAGTAAATTTACAACATAG
- a CDS encoding trypsin-like peptidase domain-containing protein, with product MRKVSFGFILGIVLSISVNVQANTEIMARLADFKLLLNGNSVQVENTPLLYNGRTYLPVREISNILGYDIDYIEATKSIMIQDRPAQQGTNTTVLLPGQSSPAQAPVYLDVHSAIIEAVDKAKHSVVGVVNMQPTGGRINPNELREAGSGSGVIYRAEDNRTIIITNHHVIERASRIYVTLPTGEQIIARLIGSDQLTDLAVLEVTSSDLKGTTLAVIGNSAALRQGEPAIAIGNPLGQRLAQTVTAGIISGTQRFLPVTINGARHEVEVIQTDAAINPGNSGGALLNIRGELIGINSAKIAMTGVEGIGFAIPINKAQPIISDILTHGRVIR from the coding sequence ATGCGAAAAGTATCTTTTGGTTTTATTTTGGGGATTGTATTATCGATTTCTGTGAATGTACAAGCAAACACTGAGATTATGGCGAGACTTGCAGATTTTAAATTATTACTAAATGGCAATTCAGTGCAAGTTGAGAACACACCATTATTATATAATGGGAGAACCTATCTTCCAGTACGAGAAATTAGCAATATACTAGGCTATGATATTGATTATATAGAAGCGACAAAATCGATTATGATTCAAGACCGTCCAGCGCAACAAGGGACGAATACAACGGTTCTTTTGCCAGGTCAATCTTCACCAGCACAGGCACCAGTATATCTAGATGTACATAGCGCCATTATTGAGGCTGTTGATAAAGCCAAGCATTCTGTCGTCGGGGTTGTCAATATGCAGCCAACAGGTGGGAGAATCAATCCTAATGAATTAAGGGAAGCGGGAAGTGGATCTGGAGTCATCTACAGAGCAGAGGATAACAGAACTATCATCATAACGAATCATCATGTAATTGAGCGTGCTTCTCGTATCTATGTAACACTACCAACAGGGGAACAGATTATTGCTAGATTAATAGGTTCCGATCAATTAACAGACTTAGCAGTATTAGAGGTTACTAGCTCCGATTTAAAAGGAACTACGTTAGCGGTGATTGGCAATTCTGCTGCTTTAAGGCAAGGAGAGCCGGCAATCGCGATAGGGAATCCACTCGGCCAAAGGTTAGCGCAAACGGTAACAGCAGGAATTATTAGTGGGACTCAGAGATTTCTGCCTGTAACAATAAATGGCGCAAGACATGAAGTGGAGGTAATCCAAACCGATGCTGCTATAAATCCAGGGAATAGTGGTGGAGCACTCCTAAACATTAGAGGTGAGCTCATCGGTATTAATAGTGCAAAAATCGCTATGACTGGCGTCGAGGGAATTGGATTCGCGATTCCTATCAATAAGGCACAACCTATTATATCGGATATATTAACCCATGGTAGAGTTATACGTTAA
- a CDS encoding methyl-accepting chemotaxis protein, which yields MSFWKNLKMGYKFGFLTIALLLIFAVAAGYVMIKEIEAGVKATATQKALSDLTLGYEYIDLKYPGEWNVRDGELFKGNVRMNENFALVDDIGKFTGDTVTIFLGDTRIATNVQVDGKRAVGTQVSATVADKVLKQGELYLGEANVVGKNYQTAYQPIKNAQNETIGIWYVGAPQNMIDQTVASATRHLLFTVVVVILLAIVIVFFFIRNINSRLNKLLAVFCEAGEGNFQTHLEVTAKDEIGNLSDSYNHMKENLRSLVQQILTLSHGLAASSTQLAASSEQTIKGTELINTSIEIAANGAEQQTVSVDHCNDSMDTINIDIQRVVSSMAAVAGISNATSKDAELGNQSIQKTMSQMSQVSSSVEHTVTIIQSLEERSKDIENIVSVITGIAAQTNLLALNASIEAARAGEHGRGFAVVAEEVRKLAEQSEISAKQITELIGQVQSETLRSVKAMNTVATEVTTGTVLVEEAKNNFQKIAQASHQIAAQIQEVTNTSETLSKHVRQVASSINEISEIARTSSSSFQEVAAATEEQQAAIEEISASATSLNEMAEELETAVLTFKI from the coding sequence ATGAGTTTTTGGAAAAATCTTAAAATGGGCTATAAGTTTGGCTTCTTGACAATTGCGCTACTTCTTATTTTTGCAGTGGCTGCCGGCTATGTAATGATTAAAGAAATAGAGGCTGGGGTAAAAGCAACAGCAACACAGAAGGCATTATCTGATTTAACACTAGGCTATGAATACATCGATTTAAAATACCCTGGGGAATGGAACGTTCGTGACGGGGAGCTTTTTAAGGGCAATGTCAGAATGAATGAGAACTTTGCACTTGTGGATGATATCGGGAAGTTCACCGGCGATACTGTTACAATTTTCCTTGGCGATACTCGAATCGCTACAAACGTTCAAGTGGATGGCAAACGAGCTGTCGGTACCCAAGTATCTGCTACCGTTGCAGACAAGGTATTAAAGCAAGGGGAATTGTATTTAGGGGAAGCAAACGTGGTTGGCAAGAACTATCAAACTGCTTATCAGCCAATTAAAAATGCTCAAAATGAAACTATTGGCATTTGGTATGTGGGTGCACCACAAAATATGATTGATCAAACAGTAGCGAGTGCAACGCGACATTTACTCTTTACTGTTGTAGTAGTTATCCTACTTGCTATTGTTATCGTATTCTTCTTTATCCGTAACATTAATTCACGCCTTAACAAGCTATTAGCTGTGTTCTGTGAAGCCGGGGAAGGTAACTTCCAGACCCACCTAGAGGTTACTGCGAAGGATGAAATCGGAAACCTTTCCGATAGCTATAATCATATGAAAGAAAATCTACGGTCTTTAGTCCAACAGATTTTAACATTGTCCCACGGATTAGCTGCATCCTCCACACAGTTAGCGGCTAGTAGTGAACAGACAATTAAAGGGACAGAACTAATCAACACATCCATAGAAATTGCGGCTAATGGTGCTGAGCAACAAACAGTCTCTGTCGATCACTGTAATGATTCAATGGACACCATCAATATAGATATTCAACGAGTCGTTTCTAGTATGGCCGCTGTTGCAGGAATATCAAATGCGACATCGAAAGATGCTGAATTAGGAAATCAATCAATCCAAAAGACAATGTCACAAATGAGTCAAGTTAGCTCGTCCGTGGAGCATACCGTTACGATTATCCAGTCGTTAGAAGAGCGTTCGAAGGATATTGAGAATATCGTCAGTGTCATTACAGGAATTGCAGCTCAAACAAACTTGCTTGCACTCAACGCGTCAATCGAAGCAGCACGTGCAGGGGAACATGGTAGAGGCTTTGCCGTTGTTGCCGAAGAGGTCCGCAAGCTAGCTGAACAATCGGAGATCTCTGCAAAACAGATCACAGAATTAATAGGACAAGTTCAAAGCGAAACATTACGTTCTGTAAAAGCTATGAATACTGTAGCAACAGAGGTTACAACGGGAACTGTGTTAGTAGAAGAAGCGAAGAATAACTTCCAAAAAATTGCCCAAGCTTCTCACCAAATTGCTGCGCAAATACAAGAAGTAACGAACACTTCTGAAACCCTATCAAAGCATGTACGACAAGTAGCAAGTTCGATTAACGAAATCAGTGAAATTGCTCGTACTTCTTCAAGTAGTTTCCAAGAAGTTGCTGCAGCTACCGAGGAACAGCAAGCAGCTATTGAGGAAATCTCTGCATCTGCTACTTCATTAAATGAAATGGCAGAAGAACTAGAAACAGCAGTCTTAACCTTTAAGATATAG
- a CDS encoding stalk domain-containing protein: MKHHLRIPILVLFIVACIVVMPFDGYASSNQIKVFVDGTEVPFVDAQPYIDGNGRTLVPVRFPAEAVGATVDWNNDAKQVTVSKDHKTVILSVNQREYIVNHMKMQMDTEMIYNSQYHRNFVPIRFVLEGLGYEVGWQTFQQYGIIHVFTDGQTVTQKNTIYKQIESRITAPQMPSVQPVETTQPTAKFIVDDLAIGSPLEDLIKKRGNPDRMDASQYDFQWYVYNKDYSNYLQVGVKDKRIVALHSSAVKWSGVGNLAPTATKKNVRDALGEPLRGLRIGNTMYLNSYENRDVYLVDESYYAYFDYDAFDKDIVQSVLLLDKKSRETLPAFHSAGSTDLRKAFEYQVFDLTNAVRQKKGLSILKWNEQAAITARKHSEDMAKNNFFDHINLQGQSPFDRMRADGIRFRSAAENLVAGSEDAVQAVPMWMNSKGHREAMLSRQELLGVGVAFGGRMNIYFTQKFFTP; this comes from the coding sequence TTGAAACACCACCTAAGAATACCCATTCTCGTATTGTTCATTGTAGCATGTATTGTCGTCATGCCTTTTGATGGTTATGCATCTTCGAATCAAATCAAGGTTTTTGTTGACGGCACGGAGGTTCCTTTTGTCGATGCGCAGCCTTACATTGACGGCAATGGACGCACGCTAGTACCTGTACGATTTCCTGCGGAAGCAGTAGGGGCTACAGTAGACTGGAATAATGACGCCAAACAGGTGACTGTAAGTAAGGATCATAAAACTGTGATACTCTCAGTGAATCAAAGGGAATATATCGTCAACCATATGAAGATGCAGATGGACACGGAAATGATCTATAACTCACAATACCATCGAAACTTTGTGCCAATACGATTCGTCTTAGAAGGCCTTGGATATGAAGTAGGCTGGCAGACATTCCAACAGTATGGCATCATTCACGTGTTTACGGATGGACAAACAGTCACGCAGAAGAACACAATTTACAAGCAAATAGAATCGCGAATCACTGCGCCACAGATGCCAAGCGTTCAGCCTGTTGAGACAACACAGCCAACAGCTAAATTTATAGTAGATGACCTTGCGATTGGTAGTCCTTTAGAGGATTTAATCAAGAAACGTGGCAACCCGGACCGTATGGATGCAAGTCAATACGACTTTCAATGGTATGTATACAATAAAGACTATAGCAATTATTTGCAGGTAGGCGTTAAGGATAAGAGAATTGTTGCTTTACATAGTAGTGCAGTGAAATGGAGCGGAGTCGGGAATTTAGCACCTACCGCAACAAAGAAGAATGTGCGAGATGCTTTAGGAGAGCCTTTAAGAGGTTTGCGGATTGGCAATACGATGTATCTTAATTCCTATGAAAATAGGGATGTTTATTTAGTTGACGAGTCCTATTATGCATATTTTGATTATGATGCATTCGATAAGGATATCGTTCAGTCGGTTTTATTGTTAGACAAAAAAAGTAGAGAGACGCTACCGGCATTTCACTCTGCGGGCTCAACGGATTTACGAAAAGCCTTCGAATATCAGGTGTTTGACTTGACGAATGCTGTGAGGCAGAAAAAAGGCTTGTCTATACTAAAATGGAACGAGCAAGCTGCCATTACTGCTAGGAAACATAGTGAAGATATGGCGAAGAATAACTTTTTCGACCATATCAATCTCCAAGGTCAGAGCCCATTTGACCGCATGCGTGCGGATGGTATACGTTTCCGTTCTGCAGCGGAAAATTTAGTGGCAGGTAGTGAAGATGCAGTGCAAGCTGTACCAATGTGGATGAATTCTAAGGGCCACCGTGAAGCAATGCTTTCGCGACAGGAGTTACTAGGTGTTGGTGTGGCCTTTGGTGGCCGTATGAATATATATTTTACACAGAAATTTTTCACTCCATAA
- a CDS encoding heavy metal translocating P-type ATPase: MNETVEYWVKGLSUADCAAKFERNVKSLPNVQETKLNFGASKITITGNISIEKIEEAGAFDGVKVVAYKEPQKAKVIIGASAEDNTLVNQERRFQIQELWTNPVFQKSMISGMFIVFAYITERFFEAEQVALILYMVGLLVGGFVTFRKGLRSLTKLQFDMNLLMTIAVTGAVLIGEWAEGAIVSFLFAISNALESYSMDKARNAIRGLMELAPKVANVIRNGAETQVPVEELILGDIVVIRPGEKVTVDGEVVNGQTAINQAAITGESIPVEKRISDTVFAGTLNQHGAIEVKVSKLVEDTTIAKIIHLVEEAQGERAPSQTFVEAFAKVYTPTVFVIALAIATIPPILLGQTWSESIYQALALLVVACPCALVVSTPVAIVTAIGNAAKNGVLIKGGAYLEEAGSLTTIAFDKTGTLTKGVPEVTDVITFGTYTNHQLIQIAASIENMSEHPLAKSIVRHAKKLSLTLSPVDGFQEIPGKGAFGTIDEATFSIGSPSYFAERNQLTEELKFPISLLQGQGKTAMLLGDETSTYGVIAVADQVRPLSAMVIQELHELGIRKTIMLTGDSIQAANYIGKQVGVTEVFAELLPEKKLQAIKDLRQGNHIVAMVGDGVNDAPALAASNVGIAMGGIGTDTALETADIALMADDLSKLPFTIRLSRSAKRIIKQNIAFSVSIKIIAVLAVFPGWLTLWLAILADMGATLLVIANGLRLLLLKPKEPPLPSCSSTKEKEVH, translated from the coding sequence ATGAATGAAACAGTAGAATATTGGGTAAAAGGACTTTCTTGAGCAGATTGTGCCGCTAAGTTTGAGCGGAATGTAAAGTCATTACCAAATGTCCAAGAAACTAAATTAAACTTTGGTGCTTCAAAAATTACAATTACGGGAAATATTTCTATCGAGAAAATTGAAGAGGCAGGGGCTTTTGATGGAGTGAAAGTAGTCGCATATAAAGAGCCACAAAAAGCCAAGGTTATAATCGGTGCCAGTGCGGAAGATAACACACTGGTAAATCAAGAAAGGCGTTTTCAAATACAAGAGCTATGGACGAATCCTGTGTTCCAAAAATCTATGATATCTGGGATGTTCATTGTTTTTGCGTATATAACGGAACGTTTCTTTGAAGCTGAGCAAGTAGCACTAATCCTATACATGGTAGGTTTGTTAGTCGGTGGTTTTGTAACGTTTCGCAAAGGTCTACGAAGCTTAACTAAGCTACAATTTGATATGAATCTCCTAATGACAATTGCCGTAACAGGTGCAGTTCTGATTGGTGAATGGGCGGAAGGCGCTATCGTATCTTTCTTGTTTGCGATTAGTAATGCCCTCGAAAGCTATTCTATGGATAAAGCACGCAATGCCATCCGGGGACTCATGGAATTAGCACCAAAGGTAGCAAATGTGATACGCAATGGGGCAGAAACCCAGGTACCAGTCGAAGAATTGATTCTCGGTGATATCGTTGTCATTCGACCAGGTGAGAAAGTAACTGTCGATGGAGAAGTAGTCAATGGGCAAACGGCAATCAATCAGGCGGCAATTACAGGTGAATCTATTCCAGTAGAGAAGAGAATTAGCGATACTGTGTTTGCAGGTACGTTAAATCAGCATGGAGCGATTGAGGTAAAAGTATCTAAGCTAGTGGAAGATACTACGATAGCGAAAATTATCCATTTGGTAGAGGAAGCACAGGGAGAACGCGCACCGTCACAAACCTTTGTCGAGGCTTTTGCAAAGGTGTATACACCCACAGTTTTTGTTATTGCGTTGGCAATAGCGACGATTCCACCTATTTTATTGGGGCAAACTTGGTCAGAATCGATCTATCAAGCGCTAGCATTATTAGTTGTCGCATGCCCTTGTGCCTTAGTTGTTTCCACACCAGTGGCTATCGTGACAGCTATAGGGAATGCAGCGAAGAACGGGGTACTGATTAAAGGTGGTGCGTATCTAGAGGAAGCTGGGAGCTTAACAACAATCGCATTTGATAAGACGGGTACTTTAACCAAGGGCGTACCAGAAGTGACCGACGTAATTACGTTTGGAACATACACGAATCATCAATTAATACAAATCGCAGCATCGATCGAAAATATGTCAGAGCACCCGCTCGCAAAATCTATCGTTCGCCACGCGAAAAAACTGTCGTTAACCCTATCGCCAGTCGATGGATTTCAAGAGATACCTGGTAAAGGCGCTTTTGGAACAATTGATGAAGCGACCTTTTCGATTGGTAGTCCAAGTTACTTCGCAGAACGTAACCAATTGACAGAGGAACTTAAATTTCCGATTTCTTTGCTGCAAGGACAAGGGAAAACAGCGATGTTGTTAGGCGATGAGACTTCTACCTACGGAGTAATTGCAGTGGCTGATCAAGTCCGTCCTTTGAGCGCGATGGTTATTCAGGAGCTGCATGAATTAGGAATCAGAAAGACAATCATGTTAACAGGTGACAGTATACAAGCAGCGAATTATATAGGGAAACAAGTGGGAGTTACGGAAGTATTTGCCGAACTTTTGCCAGAGAAGAAACTACAAGCAATTAAAGATTTACGTCAAGGAAATCACATAGTCGCGATGGTCGGAGACGGGGTGAACGATGCTCCAGCACTGGCGGCATCTAATGTGGGAATTGCCATGGGTGGTATAGGTACTGACACAGCACTTGAGACAGCAGATATTGCCCTAATGGCAGATGACTTGTCGAAGCTGCCCTTTACGATACGTTTAAGTAGATCAGCAAAAAGGATTATAAAGCAGAATATAGCATTCTCTGTAAGTATTAAGATTATTGCAGTACTGGCAGTATTTCCAGGTTGGTTGACTTTATGGTTAGCAATTCTTGCGGATATGGGAGCTACATTATTAGTGATTGCGAACGGTCTTAGACTTTTACTGTTAAAACCGAAGGAACCGCCACTACCCTCATGTTCAAGTACAAAGGAAAAGGAGGTACATTAA
- the dtd gene encoding D-aminoacyl-tRNA deacylase, which produces MRIVMQRVTSSSVYLPKEERITGEIQLGLLVLLGVGPNDTDEDMQYLIDKMIHLRIFEDEAGKMNLSAKDVGAEIMIVSQFTLYADCRKGRRPSFTQAAQPEKANEMYGQFVARLQEEGFKIATGEFGKHMQVSLVNDGPVTIMLDSENR; this is translated from the coding sequence ATGCGTATTGTCATGCAAAGAGTTACAAGTAGTAGCGTCTATCTCCCAAAAGAAGAGCGCATAACAGGAGAAATTCAATTAGGTTTATTGGTGCTATTGGGTGTCGGTCCTAACGATACGGACGAAGATATGCAATATCTGATAGATAAGATGATCCATTTACGGATTTTTGAGGACGAGGCAGGCAAAATGAATCTATCTGCGAAGGATGTGGGCGCAGAGATTATGATTGTCTCACAATTTACCCTCTATGCAGATTGTCGTAAAGGCAGAAGGCCAAGCTTTACACAAGCTGCACAGCCTGAAAAGGCTAATGAGATGTATGGACAGTTTGTAGCGCGTTTACAGGAAGAAGGCTTTAAAATAGCGACCGGTGAGTTCGGCAAACATATGCAGGTATCACTGGTGAACGATGGTCCGGTTACTATTATGCTCGATAGTGAGAATAGATAG
- a CDS encoding polysaccharide deacetylase family protein: MKKPVMIIISLMLLMGSAYFVHTTNGSEQIVESQTTHINEAVSDLITTTAYGQRAMIATNDVIHVISTNYHLPPRLVKARVSEEYKDKESVTMNEARAIIASFEDLKFADRVPIITYHHLLKRDENRRYRGNSLVMSVEMFEEHMKLLHENNYTTITLDELALFMSKQIQLPENSIVITFDDGYLSNFEYGYPILKQYGFKATIFIITGIVRERPIAFHPNYLSFISWPEMETYKDVFEYAGHTHDLHYKEGRYSHLRVKPQQSVLDDLKQSKELLDSDYFAYPYGQYSKKVIRTLEEAGYTHAFTVEPKPVTVKSDPYKIPRYMINPTTKLKRFKKYVGID; encoded by the coding sequence TTGAAGAAACCAGTGATGATTATAATTTCATTGATGCTGCTCATGGGATCAGCATATTTTGTACATACGACTAACGGATCAGAGCAAATTGTAGAGTCACAGACAACGCATATTAATGAAGCTGTCAGTGATTTAATTACCACAACAGCCTATGGACAACGGGCAATGATTGCGACAAATGATGTAATTCATGTCATATCTACCAATTATCATCTACCGCCAAGATTAGTGAAAGCGCGTGTTTCAGAGGAATATAAGGATAAGGAATCAGTTACTATGAATGAAGCGCGAGCAATCATTGCTTCCTTTGAAGATTTAAAATTCGCGGATCGGGTGCCGATTATTACCTATCATCATCTTTTAAAACGTGATGAAAATAGGAGATACCGAGGAAATAGCCTAGTAATGTCCGTAGAAATGTTCGAAGAGCATATGAAGCTATTACATGAAAACAACTACACAACTATAACCCTAGATGAACTGGCATTATTTATGAGTAAACAAATTCAGTTACCAGAAAATAGTATTGTCATTACCTTTGATGATGGTTATTTGAGTAACTTTGAATACGGATATCCAATTTTAAAGCAATATGGTTTTAAGGCAACAATCTTTATCATCACTGGGATTGTACGAGAAAGGCCGATTGCATTTCACCCGAACTACTTGAGCTTTATTAGCTGGCCTGAGATGGAGACCTATAAAGATGTGTTTGAGTATGCAGGTCATACCCACGATTTACATTATAAAGAGGGACGATATAGCCATTTGCGTGTGAAACCCCAACAGTCTGTCCTCGATGACCTGAAACAGTCAAAGGAATTGTTGGATTCGGATTACTTTGCTTATCCTTACGGTCAATACAGTAAGAAGGTAATCCGAACTTTAGAAGAAGCGGGATATACCCATGCGTTTACAGTTGAACCTAAGCCTGTGACCGTAAAGAGTGATCCGTATAAAATCCCGCGCTATATGATTAACCCGACAACAAAACTCAAACGTTTTAAAAAATATGTAGGCATTGATTGA
- a CDS encoding STAS domain-containing protein produces MITIIINEKVRLMTIVRKGNSADINNLQRIDIVNKNLLKEKLNEMLLDRDLHQIRINFNTISKVDCTGIGLLLSFHKIIQEMGGKLILYGIKDRSIQTIFQMIHLDRVITIAD; encoded by the coding sequence ATGATAACAATAATCATTAACGAAAAGGTGAGGCTGATGACAATTGTTAGAAAAGGGAATTCAGCAGATATCAATAACTTGCAACGAATCGATATAGTAAATAAGAATTTGCTGAAAGAAAAGTTAAATGAGATGCTTCTAGATAGAGATTTACACCAAATCAGGATTAATTTTAACACCATATCGAAGGTAGATTGTACTGGTATAGGGCTATTATTGTCTTTCCATAAAATAATTCAAGAAATGGGTGGAAAGTTAATTCTTTATGGGATTAAAGATCGTTCAATTCAAACAATATTTCAAATGATTCACTTAGATAGAGTAATAACAATAGCAGATTGA